Proteins encoded in a region of the Acidobacteriota bacterium genome:
- a CDS encoding glycosyl hydrolase, translating into MRRTLRSTPQVLVIATLACLSAGVVADGQAPRTPTPSNVVYDPLLYQALRYRMIGPHRGSRSTAVAGVPSQRETFYMAPAAGGVWKTTDGGETWVNVSDEYFKAGSVGAIAVADSDHNVVYVGTGSACIRGNVSPGIGMYKSTDAGRSWQHIGLDDAGQIARVRVHPSNADVAYVAALGHAFGPNKERGVFRTKDGGKTWEKLLFVNERTGAVDLSMDATNPRILYAAMWSAERKPWTFTSGSADGGLYKTTDGGDTWTQVKNGLPQGIVGRIGVAVSPANANRVWAIVEAEDGGVFRSEDAGGTWQRVNDDRELQARPWYYMHIFADPRDENAVYVGSSHFMKSTDGGRSFAPIAVPHGDQHDLWLNPNDPNVMIEANDGGAQVSFNGGRSWSTQLNQPTAEIYRVAVDNQFPYRVYGSQQDQYEAMSLPSRSANFGAKLHPQNWHGVGGFEGGDVAVNPKDPNIVYSGGVGRLTRYDHRSRYIQEIKPYPEIGGTAAKNLRYRYQWTAPIRVSPHDPNVLYTTSQVVHKSTDGGYSFQVISPDLTTNDPSKQGYSGGPITRDQTTVEIYCTIFAFEESPHQQGLLWAGTDDGLVHVSRDGGGRWENVTPKGMPQSATVNMIELSPHDPGRAFLAVQRYRMDDFKPYIFRTTDYGKTWTLLTSGTNGIPANHFVRAVREDPDHKGLLYAGTEFGMYVSFDDGSHWQSLQLNLPVVPVTDLRVHRKDLVLATNGRSFWILDDLTPLHQLSDRLTTAPAYLFRPRDAYRVQTSEEEASQAYVAGTEYVSNLRDMFGVARIDRHRLGTDAPDGTTIYTYFAKEPQGDVTLEILDGGGKVVRSFRSADAAKDASLVARPESPWLKPASTFWKAGLNRFVWNLRYPGVPGNALGPRALPGTYQVRVTSRDWTQMHSFRVLPDPRTNVTDADLQQQFTLLLQIHETIGTVAQAASDLREVRGQIADLVGRMAPSGHGPEVKKAADPLLEKLSSVENVLVPTDRDHLMKNLDAPPKLIAEYRALYAYVASADAKPTTGAAARFHDLKLRLTEQLTAAAQALETDLRAFNAMLRDRGIPSVIVPSRRSATVTSEQP; encoded by the coding sequence ATGAGGCGAACTCTGCGATCCACTCCACAGGTGCTCGTCATCGCCACGCTGGCCTGCCTTTCCGCGGGAGTGGTTGCTGATGGTCAGGCGCCGCGCACGCCGACGCCGTCAAACGTGGTGTACGACCCGCTCCTCTACCAGGCTCTCCGCTACAGGATGATCGGGCCCCACCGGGGATCCCGTTCGACAGCCGTCGCCGGAGTGCCCAGCCAGCGGGAGACGTTCTACATGGCGCCAGCCGCAGGTGGTGTCTGGAAGACCACCGATGGTGGCGAAACATGGGTGAACGTGTCAGACGAGTATTTCAAAGCCGGATCGGTCGGTGCGATTGCCGTCGCGGATTCCGATCACAACGTGGTGTATGTCGGCACCGGCTCCGCCTGCATCCGTGGAAACGTATCGCCGGGCATCGGGATGTATAAGTCGACCGACGCGGGCCGGAGCTGGCAACACATCGGCCTGGATGATGCCGGCCAGATCGCCCGGGTCCGCGTCCATCCATCGAACGCAGACGTGGCGTATGTGGCGGCGCTGGGTCACGCGTTCGGTCCCAACAAGGAGCGCGGCGTCTTTCGCACGAAGGACGGTGGCAAGACGTGGGAGAAGCTCCTGTTCGTCAACGAGCGCACCGGCGCCGTCGATCTCTCCATGGACGCCACCAACCCCCGCATCCTGTACGCCGCGATGTGGAGTGCCGAGCGCAAGCCCTGGACGTTCACTTCCGGCAGCGCCGATGGCGGCCTCTACAAGACGACCGACGGCGGCGACACCTGGACGCAGGTGAAGAACGGACTGCCGCAGGGAATCGTCGGCCGCATCGGGGTTGCCGTGTCGCCGGCGAATGCGAACCGGGTCTGGGCGATCGTCGAAGCGGAAGATGGTGGCGTATTCCGTTCAGAGGACGCGGGTGGCACCTGGCAGCGGGTGAACGATGACCGGGAGCTTCAGGCGCGCCCATGGTACTACATGCACATTTTCGCGGATCCCCGCGACGAGAACGCTGTCTACGTCGGCAGCAGCCACTTTATGAAATCCACCGATGGCGGGCGCTCGTTCGCGCCCATCGCGGTGCCGCACGGCGATCAGCACGATCTGTGGCTGAACCCCAATGATCCGAACGTAATGATAGAGGCAAACGACGGAGGCGCTCAGGTCTCCTTCAACGGAGGAAGGAGCTGGTCCACGCAGCTCAACCAGCCCACAGCGGAGATCTACCGCGTCGCTGTCGACAACCAGTTCCCGTATCGCGTCTATGGCTCCCAGCAGGACCAGTACGAGGCCATGTCGCTCCCAAGTCGCTCGGCGAACTTTGGCGCGAAGCTCCACCCGCAGAACTGGCACGGCGTCGGCGGGTTCGAAGGAGGTGACGTCGCCGTCAATCCCAAGGACCCGAATATCGTCTATTCCGGCGGCGTCGGCCGGCTCACCCGCTACGACCATCGCAGCCGGTACATCCAGGAAATCAAACCGTACCCTGAGATCGGCGGGACGGCCGCGAAGAACCTCCGGTATCGATACCAGTGGACGGCTCCCATCCGCGTGTCGCCGCACGACCCCAACGTGCTCTACACGACGTCTCAGGTCGTGCACAAGTCCACCGACGGCGGCTACAGTTTCCAGGTCATCAGTCCGGACCTGACGACCAACGACCCCAGCAAGCAGGGCTACTCCGGTGGCCCCATCACCCGGGACCAGACGACGGTCGAGATCTACTGCACGATCTTCGCCTTCGAGGAATCGCCTCACCAGCAAGGCCTCCTCTGGGCGGGGACCGACGACGGACTCGTGCACGTGTCGCGTGACGGCGGCGGTCGCTGGGAAAACGTGACGCCCAAGGGCATGCCGCAGTCAGCGACCGTCAACATGATCGAGCTTTCCCCACACGACCCTGGGCGTGCGTTCCTCGCAGTGCAACGGTACCGGATGGATGACTTCAAGCCATACATCTTCCGTACTACCGACTATGGGAAGACGTGGACGTTGCTGACCAGCGGGACGAATGGCATTCCCGCCAACCACTTTGTTCGGGCCGTGCGGGAGGACCCCGATCACAAGGGACTGCTGTACGCCGGCACGGAATTCGGGATGTACGTCTCGTTCGACGACGGTTCCCACTGGCAGTCGCTGCAGCTGAACCTGCCGGTTGTGCCCGTCACCGATCTGCGCGTCCATCGCAAGGACCTGGTCCTGGCGACCAACGGGCGATCGTTCTGGATCCTGGACGACCTGACACCGCTCCATCAGCTCAGCGATCGGCTGACGACGGCCCCCGCATATCTGTTCAGGCCGCGCGATGCCTATCGCGTGCAGACATCGGAGGAAGAAGCGAGCCAGGCGTACGTCGCCGGCACGGAGTACGTCAGCAATCTTCGGGACATGTTCGGCGTTGCCCGCATCGACCGGCATCGTCTCGGTACGGACGCGCCGGATGGGACAACCATCTACACGTATTTCGCCAAAGAGCCACAAGGTGACGTCACGCTCGAGATTCTGGACGGTGGCGGCAAGGTGGTCCGCAGCTTCCGAAGTGCCGACGCCGCGAAGGACGCGTCGTTGGTCGCCAGGCCGGAGTCCCCGTGGCTCAAGCCAGCCAGCACCTTCTGGAAGGCGGGATTGAACCGCTTCGTCTGGAACCTGCGCTATCCCGGCGTGCCCGGTAACGCGCTTGGCCCCAGGGCCCTGCCCGGTACCTACCAGGTGCGGGTGACTTCACGTGACTGGACTCAGATGCATTCCTTCCGTGTGCTTCCCGATCCGAGAACGAACGTGACCGACGCGGATCTTCAGCAGCAATTCACGCTGCTCCTGCAGATCCACGAGACGATCGGCACCGTTGCGCAGGCCGCCAGCGACCTCCGTGAGGTGCGCGGGCAAATTGCCGATCTGGTCGGACGGATGGCCCCGAGCGGGCACGGTCCGGAGGTGAAGAAGGCTGCCGATCCGCTTCTGGAGAAGTTGAGCTCCGTCGAGAACGTGCTCGTGCCGACCGACCGCGACCATCTGATGAAGAACCTCGACGCACCACCCAAGCTCATTGCCGAATACCGCGCGCTCTACGCATATGTCGCCAGTGCCGACGCGAAGCCGACCACCGGGGCGGCGGCGCGGTTCCACGACCTGAAGCTGCGGCTCACCGAGCAACTCACGGCGGCAGCCCAGGCTCTCGAGACCGATCTGCGGGCGTTCAACGCCATGCTCCGCGACCGGGGCATCCCATCGGTCATCGTCCCGAGCCGGCGCTCCGCCACGGTCACCAGCGAGCAACCATGA
- a CDS encoding response regulator: MNDQLGTHILVVDDHRNTRHSLAIGLEDHGFAVDTAATAAEAWLLTERRPYDWVVCDVKMPDVNGFELVQRIRRRWPAIGLVLMTASLLTEADHARAFALDAALLVKPVLLATLLDLFARRRSGA, from the coding sequence ATGAACGACCAACTGGGTACGCACATCCTCGTTGTTGACGACCATCGAAACACGCGCCACTCGCTCGCGATTGGTCTCGAAGATCACGGGTTTGCCGTTGACACAGCGGCCACTGCCGCTGAAGCCTGGCTGCTGACGGAGCGCAGACCCTACGACTGGGTCGTCTGCGACGTCAAGATGCCGGATGTCAACGGCTTCGAACTGGTGCAGCGAATCCGGCGGCGTTGGCCCGCCATCGGCCTCGTATTGATGACTGCATCGCTGCTGACGGAAGCGGACCATGCCCGTGCCTTCGCGCTCGACGCGGCCCTGCTCGTCAAGCCGGTCCTGCTGGCGACGCTCCTGGATCTGTTTGCCCGTCGGCGGTCAGGCGCTTGA
- a CDS encoding hydantoinase/oxoprolinase family protein — MPRIGIDTGGTFTDLVMLDERAVTVHKVRSTPHDPSQAILLGIHDLMGNVDGADIVHGSTVATNAVLERKGARVALLATAGFEDVLAIGRQTRRELYNIFVEDRRPLVEPGMIFAVVERVTAEGDVVLALDPAAMGVLAEELLRSGSEAVAICLLHSYANPVHEQLAADQLAKTGLCISASHRILPEYREFERWSTTVVNAYVTPLMARYLSRLEEKLARARLSLMQSNGGSISAASAKATAVQTILSGPAAGVVGARAVAEAAGFSAVISFDMGGTSSDVCVIEGDLGVMTESTVGHFPKLLPIIDIHTVSAGGWCIAYV; from the coding sequence ATGCCTCGAATTGGTATCGACACCGGCGGCACGTTTACTGACCTGGTCATGCTCGACGAGCGCGCCGTCACGGTCCACAAGGTTCGCTCGACGCCCCACGACCCGTCGCAGGCCATTCTCCTGGGCATCCACGATCTCATGGGAAATGTCGACGGCGCCGATATCGTGCACGGCTCGACGGTCGCGACCAACGCCGTTCTGGAGCGCAAGGGCGCCCGCGTCGCGCTCCTGGCCACCGCCGGGTTCGAGGACGTGCTCGCCATCGGCAGGCAGACCCGCCGCGAGCTGTACAACATTTTTGTGGAGGATCGAAGGCCTCTGGTCGAGCCGGGGATGATTTTCGCTGTGGTCGAGCGCGTCACCGCCGAAGGGGACGTCGTCTTGGCGCTCGATCCAGCGGCAATGGGCGTACTTGCCGAGGAGCTGTTGCGGAGCGGCTCGGAGGCGGTCGCGATCTGCCTGCTCCACTCGTATGCCAACCCGGTCCACGAGCAACTCGCCGCCGATCAGTTGGCGAAGACAGGACTCTGCATCTCGGCTTCGCATCGTATCCTCCCGGAGTACCGGGAATTCGAGCGGTGGAGCACCACGGTGGTCAACGCGTACGTCACGCCCCTGATGGCACGGTACCTCTCCAGGCTGGAGGAGAAGCTGGCTCGTGCCCGACTGAGTCTCATGCAGTCGAACGGCGGGTCAATCTCGGCCGCCAGCGCCAAGGCGACGGCCGTCCAGACGATTCTCTCAGGGCCGGCAGCCGGCGTTGTCGGCGCGCGCGCTGTCGCCGAGGCCGCGGGCTTTTCTGCCGTTATCTCGTTCGACATGGGCGGTACCTCCTCAGACGTGTGCGTGATTGAGGGCGATCTCGGGGTGATGACGGAGTCAACGGTCGGTCATTTTCCGAAGCTCTTGCCGATCATCGACATCCACACCGTCAGTGCCGGCGGCTGGTGCATCGCATACGTCG
- a CDS encoding lipocalin-like domain-containing protein: MPERPVGPASTVAALLLAAVVVVTAAVPGRSETAIKGVWALVSDTDTEAARVVRDDRTWTGIWMFSDRYHCLARMENGRKSIPSEELAKLPPDAQLRYYEQLVHFSSTAGTYTIEGPTLRRKWLVSVTPDLVGQESLGNYAIAGDRLTVDLPRRSPEGGPSTRVVYRRLEGPGERPTPITGVWGFVSETDAATGAVRHDQQAIDAIWMFTARHHCVARMQRSRQGLTRAELSRRSAVEQVKHYEQLLRYASTAGEYTVEGQTLRRRWQVANGPDLVGQESVATYSVEGNRLVVNLPARLPAPGPGVRLVYRRLE; the protein is encoded by the coding sequence ATGCCAGAACGACCAGTGGGCCCAGCATCGACGGTGGCCGCGCTGCTTCTCGCGGCGGTCGTGGTTGTTACGGCGGCAGTACCGGGCCGGTCAGAGACGGCGATTAAGGGCGTGTGGGCTCTGGTTTCGGACACTGACACCGAGGCCGCCAGAGTAGTACGGGACGATCGCACGTGGACCGGGATCTGGATGTTCAGCGATCGCTACCACTGCCTCGCGCGCATGGAGAACGGCCGGAAGAGCATACCCAGCGAGGAACTCGCGAAGCTTCCGCCGGATGCGCAGCTGCGTTACTACGAGCAGCTCGTTCACTTTTCCTCCACAGCGGGGACCTACACCATTGAAGGCCCGACGCTTCGCCGCAAATGGCTGGTGAGCGTCACTCCCGACCTCGTCGGACAGGAGTCACTCGGGAACTACGCGATTGCAGGCGACCGCCTGACGGTCGATTTGCCCCGGCGTTCTCCGGAGGGTGGGCCGTCCACGCGCGTGGTCTACCGCCGGCTCGAGGGACCTGGCGAGCGACCGACGCCGATTACCGGCGTGTGGGGATTCGTATCGGAGACGGATGCAGCGACGGGAGCGGTCCGGCACGATCAGCAGGCCATTGACGCCATCTGGATGTTCACGGCGCGACATCACTGCGTCGCACGCATGCAGCGGAGCCGGCAGGGTCTGACCCGTGCGGAGCTGTCGCGGCGATCGGCCGTGGAGCAGGTGAAGCATTACGAGCAGTTGCTTCGCTACGCATCGACGGCCGGCGAGTACACGGTCGAAGGGCAGACGCTCAGGCGGCGGTGGCAGGTTGCGAACGGACCAGACCTGGTGGGGCAGGAATCGGTCGCCACGTATTCGGTCGAAGGAAATCGGCTCGTCGTGAACCTGCCAGCTCGTTTGCCTGCGCCGGGGCCAGGCGTGCGGTTGGTGTACCGGCGCCTGGAGTGA
- a CDS encoding TldD/PmbA family protein, whose product MEGRRAFASIALDVAKRRGAAFADVRIVRRINQMLVAKNDQVIGVGERVYGAWPNRVGEKQDVGFNVRVLKNGAWGFAASPVFMEDECRAVADMACDLAELSARTMPARITLVAEPAYVDTYVTPHEEDPFAVPLDEKLSLLLRINERLRSEARIDRAYSWLDFWDDRKYYANSDGSSIDQRIVRSDGSYMARALVNGVRAQRRFFLNPLNIGYEYIRRSRLLDEADRIAAEAVEKATAARLSGEKRTTVIMDPQNICLLEHESIGHPTELNRTLLVETNFAGSTFLSPADLGRYRYGPKIMNVVADRSRPTLRATCGYDDEGVKTQQWDIIREGVLVGFQTTRDFAGYLNEPRSRGCCLTESWDRVPQARIPNLGLEGGGDDAPSPDQLIADTKDGLLFSGFAIFIVQDHQRRNHTYTADAVWEIKNGKKGRMLRDVYYQGDNPREIWQAMDAVTNRASWEPAALDSDDIGQPTQRNHNSHGAPWARFRNMKVGGPTI is encoded by the coding sequence GTGGAAGGCCGGCGTGCCTTTGCGTCAATCGCCCTGGACGTGGCAAAGCGCCGCGGCGCCGCCTTTGCCGACGTGCGCATCGTACGCCGCATCAATCAGATGCTGGTTGCGAAAAACGACCAGGTGATTGGGGTGGGCGAGCGTGTCTATGGCGCGTGGCCGAACCGCGTCGGCGAGAAACAGGACGTCGGGTTCAACGTTCGCGTGCTCAAGAACGGCGCGTGGGGATTTGCGGCAAGCCCGGTGTTCATGGAGGACGAGTGCCGCGCCGTGGCCGATATGGCCTGCGATCTCGCCGAGCTGAGTGCGCGGACCATGCCGGCCCGCATTACGCTCGTCGCGGAGCCGGCCTACGTCGACACGTACGTCACGCCACACGAGGAAGATCCCTTTGCGGTCCCGCTCGACGAGAAACTCTCCCTGTTGCTCCGGATTAACGAGCGCCTGCGGAGCGAAGCGCGCATCGATCGCGCGTACTCCTGGCTGGATTTCTGGGACGACAGGAAGTATTACGCCAACTCAGACGGCTCCTCGATCGACCAGCGCATCGTCCGTTCGGATGGTTCGTACATGGCGCGAGCGCTCGTCAACGGCGTGCGCGCGCAACGGCGGTTCTTCCTGAACCCGCTGAATATCGGCTACGAGTACATTCGACGCTCGAGGCTCCTGGACGAGGCAGATCGAATCGCCGCAGAGGCCGTCGAGAAGGCGACGGCGGCACGGCTGTCGGGCGAGAAGCGGACCACGGTAATCATGGATCCGCAGAACATCTGTCTACTGGAGCACGAGTCGATCGGGCATCCGACGGAATTGAATCGAACCCTGCTCGTCGAAACCAACTTCGCCGGCTCGACGTTCCTGAGTCCCGCCGATCTTGGACGTTATCGCTACGGCCCGAAGATCATGAACGTCGTCGCAGACCGGAGCCGGCCAACGCTACGCGCCACGTGCGGCTACGACGACGAGGGGGTCAAGACGCAACAGTGGGACATCATTCGCGAGGGCGTGCTCGTCGGATTTCAGACCACGCGAGACTTTGCCGGATACCTCAACGAGCCGCGGAGCCGCGGCTGCTGTCTCACCGAGTCCTGGGACCGCGTTCCTCAGGCGCGCATTCCGAATCTGGGGCTCGAGGGCGGCGGCGACGACGCCCCCAGCCCGGACCAGCTCATTGCGGACACGAAGGACGGTCTCCTCTTTTCCGGTTTCGCCATCTTTATCGTCCAGGATCATCAGCGCCGGAATCATACGTACACGGCAGACGCGGTCTGGGAAATCAAGAACGGCAAGAAAGGCCGCATGCTGCGTGACGTGTACTACCAGGGCGACAACCCTCGCGAGATCTGGCAGGCGATGGATGCGGTGACGAACCGTGCGTCCTGGGAGCCGGCTGCTCTAGACTCCGACGACATCGGCCAGCCCACCCAGCGCAATCACAACTCGCACGGAGCGCCCTGGGCGCGCTTCCGCAACATGAAAGTGGGAGGCCCGACGATATGA
- a CDS encoding TonB-dependent receptor has protein sequence MKGLVMMALAGVLGVAVMPAAAQQAVIYGTVADASKAVLPGVTVTVTNQGTGLKQSVPTSDRGDYRIVGLPLGVYSVVAELVGFTTMTRKDIALGLEAQVRVDFTLELASVREAVVVVGESPLVEIERSEVGGNVTAEQIKTLPVTGRQWINLATLMPGTGQDAIRAQFYNSVNIGAGINYYSNGFYVDNVTNNWQQQGEPRQDFPQDSIAEFRVHSFNAPPVYGFAQGGYLSAVTKSGTNEFHGDLFEFYRDKSLNARTIFQSEKPNYRRHQMGGALGGPVVQNRAQFFAAYEYTDESQYFTVNTRGIFPEYEGTYLAPQWNHMAVGRFDQTVSDQHRLFARYALQRNLLSNTGSGGIAAPSAGSNFSAPRDAVVVGETWVISNRAVNEFRFQRAMATYIGWPSVPGLKWTKAGSFPQERLDSLPDIVTRPSLRLGNASSFIGPERRFEIKDDLTYTIGSHELAVGVDLNWILWTPDNFGSNRSFSFSTDAPFDPNNRATYPFNFQQRLSPTHDRVPSTEHSAYVGDTWRPTSTLTLNGGLRYDVQTGVWNEDLLEQEQPEVRLVDRVLRPAGKLDPTLFPFYDGSTRGDWNNFGPRIGMTWDVSGTGRQVIRAAYGLYYNRYRANPQRAELSPLQRLVIIANPNYPDPYQGRDPYVLAATVRNITIQGNANRTPHTHQFSLGTTRQIGSNMAVSVDGTVANGYKQATTRDLNYFADAAARAARRRPNANFGQVQENRTEGLLRYRAVEMRVTRRMADQWQFTGSYTVGYARNTNEGFPADHFDPGADYGWADADRRHRLTLSGIVQTFYDVQFSSILKYQSNLAVNILAGRDLNGDTITNDRPPGITRNTGCRDLDLGAVNEYRQANRLAPATSFFCGGYLTLDLQASKTFEFGGQRSLELIFQVFNLTNRANYLPAVGNALSPLFGQSTAVASGRQGELAIRLNF, from the coding sequence ATGAAGGGGCTTGTGATGATGGCACTCGCCGGAGTGCTCGGCGTCGCGGTAATGCCGGCCGCCGCGCAGCAGGCGGTCATCTATGGAACGGTTGCCGATGCAAGCAAGGCCGTGCTCCCCGGCGTCACGGTCACGGTGACAAATCAGGGAACCGGTTTGAAGCAGTCGGTGCCGACCAGCGATCGCGGCGATTACCGTATTGTCGGGCTGCCGCTCGGCGTGTACTCCGTCGTGGCCGAGCTCGTCGGCTTTACGACGATGACTAGAAAGGACATCGCGCTTGGTCTCGAGGCACAGGTGCGCGTGGACTTCACGCTGGAGCTCGCAAGCGTCCGTGAGGCCGTGGTCGTTGTCGGCGAGTCTCCCCTCGTCGAGATCGAGCGCAGCGAGGTGGGGGGGAACGTGACGGCCGAGCAGATCAAGACGCTGCCCGTGACGGGCCGGCAGTGGATCAACCTGGCCACGCTGATGCCGGGCACGGGCCAGGACGCGATCCGCGCGCAGTTCTACAACAGCGTCAACATCGGGGCCGGGATCAATTACTACTCGAATGGGTTCTACGTTGACAACGTCACCAACAACTGGCAGCAGCAGGGAGAGCCGCGGCAGGACTTCCCGCAGGACTCGATCGCGGAATTCCGCGTGCACTCCTTCAATGCGCCGCCCGTATACGGTTTCGCGCAGGGAGGGTACCTCAGCGCCGTCACGAAGAGCGGGACGAACGAGTTTCACGGCGACCTGTTCGAGTTCTACCGCGACAAGTCGCTCAACGCGAGGACGATCTTCCAGTCGGAGAAACCGAACTACCGCCGCCACCAGATGGGCGGGGCGCTCGGCGGTCCCGTCGTGCAGAACCGTGCCCAGTTCTTCGCGGCCTACGAGTACACCGATGAGTCCCAGTATTTCACGGTCAACACGCGGGGGATTTTTCCGGAATACGAGGGGACGTATCTCGCTCCGCAGTGGAACCACATGGCGGTCGGACGCTTCGACCAGACCGTGAGCGACCAGCACCGTCTCTTTGCGCGGTATGCCCTGCAGCGGAACCTGCTGTCGAACACCGGTTCGGGAGGCATCGCGGCGCCGAGCGCCGGGTCCAACTTCAGTGCGCCGCGGGACGCCGTCGTCGTGGGAGAAACCTGGGTCATCTCGAACCGCGCCGTCAACGAGTTCCGTTTTCAACGGGCTATGGCGACCTATATTGGCTGGCCGTCGGTGCCGGGCCTCAAGTGGACCAAGGCCGGGTCGTTCCCCCAGGAGCGCCTTGACTCGCTGCCGGACATCGTCACGCGGCCGAGTCTCCGGCTCGGAAACGCCAGTTCCTTTATCGGTCCCGAGCGGCGGTTCGAGATCAAGGACGATCTGACCTACACGATCGGCAGCCACGAGCTCGCGGTCGGTGTGGACCTGAACTGGATCCTGTGGACGCCGGACAACTTCGGCAGCAACCGGAGCTTCTCGTTTTCAACCGATGCGCCGTTCGACCCCAACAACCGGGCGACGTACCCTTTTAATTTCCAGCAGCGCCTGTCGCCGACGCACGATCGCGTTCCGAGCACGGAGCATTCCGCTTACGTGGGGGACACGTGGCGCCCGACCTCAACGCTCACTCTCAACGGCGGCCTGCGGTACGACGTCCAGACCGGCGTGTGGAACGAGGACCTGCTCGAACAGGAACAGCCGGAGGTGCGGCTCGTCGATCGCGTGCTTCGGCCGGCCGGCAAACTGGATCCCACGCTCTTTCCTTTCTACGACGGCAGCACGCGGGGAGACTGGAACAACTTCGGCCCGCGCATCGGCATGACGTGGGATGTCAGCGGAACGGGTCGCCAGGTCATTCGCGCTGCGTATGGGCTGTATTACAACCGGTATCGTGCGAACCCGCAGCGGGCGGAGCTTTCCCCCCTGCAGCGACTGGTGATCATCGCGAATCCAAACTATCCGGATCCGTACCAGGGTCGCGATCCGTACGTCCTCGCGGCCACGGTCAGGAATATCACTATTCAGGGAAATGCCAATCGCACGCCGCACACGCACCAGTTCAGCCTTGGAACCACGCGGCAGATCGGCTCGAACATGGCCGTCAGTGTGGATGGGACGGTCGCAAACGGGTACAAGCAGGCGACGACACGCGACCTCAACTACTTCGCCGACGCTGCGGCCCGGGCGGCGAGGCGCCGACCGAATGCCAACTTCGGCCAGGTGCAGGAGAACCGCACCGAGGGTCTGCTTCGGTATCGAGCCGTCGAGATGCGCGTCACCAGGCGAATGGCCGATCAGTGGCAATTCACAGGGTCGTACACCGTCGGCTACGCAAGAAATACGAACGAGGGGTTCCCGGCCGACCACTTCGATCCGGGTGCGGACTACGGGTGGGCGGATGCCGACCGGCGCCACAGGCTCACGCTGAGCGGCATCGTTCAGACGTTCTACGATGTGCAGTTCAGCAGCATTCTGAAATACCAAAGCAACCTCGCCGTCAACATCCTTGCGGGCCGCGATCTCAACGGCGACACCATCACCAACGATCGTCCGCCCGGGATCACACGCAATACCGGCTGTCGGGATCTCGATCTGGGAGCCGTCAACGAATACCGCCAGGCGAACAGGCTGGCCCCTGCGACGAGCTTCTTCTGTGGCGGGTACCTCACGCTGGATCTGCAGGCGTCGAAGACCTTTGAGTTCGGCGGGCAGCGGAGCCTGGAGCTGATCTTCCAGGTCTTCAACCTGACGAACCGCGCGAACTACCTGCCAGCGGTCGGAAACGCTCTGTCGCCACTGTTTGGCCAGTCCACCGCGGTGGCGAGCGGCAGACAGGGGGAGCTTGCGATCCGGCTCAACTTCTAG